A single genomic interval of Chryseobacterium paludis harbors:
- a CDS encoding bestrophin family protein: protein MIVRQRTNWLKMLFIWRGSVLKKIIVQLVAITLFSIGVYLFKGKIYDYKVHLNPTIFTLIGLALAIFMGFCNSASYDRFWEGRKLWGLLVIETRSLTRQVLSLVDDSAPDASDKKKEIVKMISAFCWSLNYQLRDKSGTEHLSRLLSPEYEQKLNGKKFIPSIILGFIADWLKEQNKKGNIDTIVMTSMDQQLNQFSNISGGCERIYNTPLPFAYSVLLHRTVYLYCFWLPFGLVDSLGWMMPLIVLLISYTFIALDAIIQEIGEPFGEEENDLALNSICRTIEFSIFEQAEIPQGELKKPDTYFID, encoded by the coding sequence ATGATTGTAAGACAGCGTACAAATTGGCTGAAGATGTTATTTATATGGCGGGGTTCAGTGTTGAAGAAGATCATTGTTCAGCTGGTAGCTATTACTTTGTTTTCAATTGGAGTCTACCTTTTTAAGGGTAAAATATATGATTATAAGGTACATCTCAATCCTACTATTTTTACATTAATAGGTTTGGCTTTGGCCATTTTCATGGGATTTTGTAATTCAGCAAGTTATGATCGTTTTTGGGAAGGTAGGAAACTATGGGGATTGCTGGTCATTGAAACCAGATCATTAACCAGACAGGTCTTATCATTGGTAGACGATTCTGCTCCGGATGCTTCGGATAAAAAAAAAGAAATTGTAAAAATGATTTCGGCATTTTGCTGGTCTTTAAATTATCAGTTAAGGGATAAATCAGGAACAGAGCATCTTTCCCGTTTGCTTTCTCCTGAATATGAACAAAAATTAAATGGTAAGAAATTTATTCCCAGCATTATTCTGGGTTTCATTGCAGATTGGCTGAAAGAACAGAATAAAAAAGGAAATATTGATACCATAGTCATGACCTCTATGGATCAACAGCTGAATCAGTTTTCTAATATTTCCGGAGGTTGTGAGCGAATCTATAACACCCCTTTACCCTTTGCCTATAGTGTTTTATTACATCGGACCGTTTATCTGTATTGTTTTTGGCTACCATTTGGATTGGTTGACAGCCTGGGCTGGATGATGCCGCTCATTGTTCTTTTAATCAGTTATACTTTTATTGCATTAGATGCTATTATTCAGGAAATAGGTGAGCCTTTTGGAGAGGAAGAAAATGATCTTGCCCTGAACAGTATCTGCAGAACGATTGAGTTTTCTATTTTTGAACAAGCTGAAATTCCTCAAGGTGAATTGAAAAAGCCAGATACTTATTTTATAGACTAG
- a CDS encoding GAF domain-containing protein, with amino-acid sequence MSNLYKKDAPFQVIISFKKYLDVLEHIKYNDRLEYRVNYAESLIDKTKKFQELKDGFQDVSLLEKHEELIRLLLADLFPTGLTNNEIKAASIPLSKVTFNYTERFKDILKDAGKDFEIELRNIGDDEFYVFCCCLIVQSYFKKDIRSTMPLYYDIPNKQGIMKHYKITVNSDFTDIYPTQKAQIPTDDILDMLLENLDDFRLWKKYFPPKSWILKGFTIVSLVDCTTEVALSDLKSSMIQIDPENLAPDENLIEIFKSYFDVAQLNFGLMLFNKKDQRLDKIPIYENLFTNHILDFWINTFDEETRKNTFENLNNNSKAIVISNVDKMEQEIKNQPSFSILKENNINSFMVIPIMKDNELLAIMEFTSPIPNSLNGLKLKKLEFFTEMILFSLNRFSFEKNYQIEAIIQREYTSIHDSVVWKFRNEAEKYFNASLAKKIYTLKQISFKNLTPLFGFSDIRSSSEKRFNLMLEDLNRQIDCLHDIFSVINSDSEKYLLALEIFENELNNEIKADTEQRFQRLLRDEIHPYLQGKLEVRTTKEIKKQISDYFGQVFTQTDLFYNSRKSLDDSITLINRKLADMLDESQAKAQLIFPHYYERFKSDGVEHNLFIGPNISPDLHYTSKVVHQLRYWQLKTICRMEQEIQTFKKDLPIPLDIASLIFVYNEKIDIRFRMDEKRFDVDGAYNSYYEIIKKRIDKAHIKNSTERITCPGKITIVYFGMENQKEYLQYINKLQKKEILQADIEFLKVEDLQGITGLLALRVSLV; translated from the coding sequence CTGGAGTACCGGGTAAATTATGCAGAGTCTCTAATTGACAAAACAAAAAAATTCCAGGAGCTTAAAGATGGTTTCCAGGATGTTTCATTATTGGAAAAACATGAAGAACTTATCCGGCTTTTGCTGGCAGATTTATTTCCAACGGGCTTAACAAATAATGAAATAAAAGCGGCAAGTATTCCACTTTCTAAAGTTACTTTTAATTATACAGAAAGGTTTAAAGACATTCTTAAAGATGCCGGAAAGGATTTTGAAATAGAGCTTAGAAATATTGGTGACGATGAATTTTATGTATTCTGTTGCTGTTTGATTGTACAGAGTTATTTTAAAAAAGATATTAGAAGTACGATGCCTTTGTATTATGATATTCCTAATAAACAGGGAATCATGAAGCATTACAAGATAACTGTTAATTCGGATTTTACCGATATTTATCCAACCCAAAAGGCTCAAATACCGACTGATGATATTTTGGACATGTTATTGGAAAATTTAGATGATTTCAGACTTTGGAAAAAATATTTTCCTCCAAAATCATGGATTCTGAAGGGATTCACCATTGTTTCATTGGTAGATTGTACAACGGAAGTTGCATTATCGGATCTCAAATCCAGCATGATACAAATAGATCCTGAAAACCTGGCACCTGATGAAAATTTAATTGAGATCTTTAAATCTTATTTTGATGTTGCCCAACTTAATTTTGGATTAATGCTTTTTAACAAAAAAGATCAGAGATTGGATAAAATTCCTATCTATGAAAATCTTTTTACCAATCATATTCTCGATTTCTGGATTAATACTTTTGATGAAGAAACCCGGAAGAATACTTTTGAAAATTTAAATAATAATTCAAAAGCAATTGTGATTTCGAACGTTGATAAAATGGAGCAGGAAATAAAGAATCAACCTTCTTTCAGTATTCTAAAAGAAAATAACATCAACAGTTTCATGGTAATTCCAATTATGAAAGATAATGAATTACTGGCAATCATGGAATTTACCTCTCCAATTCCAAACAGTTTAAATGGATTAAAGCTAAAAAAACTTGAGTTTTTTACTGAAATGATTCTTTTCTCTCTCAATAGATTTAGTTTCGAAAAGAATTATCAGATAGAAGCCATTATTCAGCGTGAATATACCTCTATTCATGACAGTGTGGTATGGAAGTTCAGAAATGAAGCCGAAAAGTATTTCAATGCTTCTCTGGCAAAAAAAATATATACTTTAAAACAGATTTCATTTAAAAATCTCACCCCATTATTTGGTTTCTCGGATATCCGTTCTTCATCAGAAAAAAGGTTTAATCTGATGCTTGAAGATCTAAATAGACAAATAGACTGCCTTCATGATATTTTCTCTGTGATCAATTCAGATTCCGAGAAATATTTATTGGCTTTGGAAATTTTTGAAAATGAACTCAATAATGAAATAAAAGCGGATACGGAACAACGTTTTCAAAGACTATTACGTGATGAAATTCATCCTTATCTGCAAGGTAAACTGGAAGTAAGAACAACTAAGGAGATAAAAAAACAAATTTCAGACTATTTCGGACAGGTTTTTACCCAAACTGATCTGTTTTATAACAGCAGAAAAAGTCTGGACGACTCTATTACCTTAATCAACAGAAAACTCGCAGATATGCTTGATGAAAGTCAGGCTAAAGCGCAGTTGATCTTTCCTCATTATTATGAAAGATTTAAATCAGATGGTGTGGAGCATAATTTATTTATTGGTCCTAATATCTCTCCGGACCTTCATTATACATCAAAAGTAGTTCACCAGCTTAGATATTGGCAATTGAAAACCATCTGCAGAATGGAACAGGAAATTCAAACCTTTAAAAAGGATCTTCCCATCCCACTGGATATTGCCTCATTAATTTTTGTCTATAATGAAAAAATAGATATCCGCTTCCGAATGGATGAAAAGCGTTTCGATGTGGATGGAGCTTATAATTCTTATTATGAGATCATCAAAAAAAGAATAGACAAAGCCCATATTAAAAACTCTACTGAAAGGATAACCTGCCCTGGAAAAATCACTATCGTTTATTTTGGAATGGAAAATCAAAAAGAATATCTTCAATATATCAATAAGCTACAGAAAAAAGAAATTCTTCAGGCTGATATTGAGTTTTTAAAAGTTGAAGACCTTCAGGGAATTACAGGATTATTGGCTTTGAGGGTTTCTTTAGTTTAA
- a CDS encoding Pycsar system effector family protein yields MDILQKVKNYVESLFKDKLSSVYFYHNFIHTTYTVNKAEEIMKNTPVSKEDQEKVILALWFHDTGYIDCAQNHEEKGVEIMKNFLANENYPENYIEDISKLILATKINYEPQNLLEKIAKDADCSHFASHDYNDISDALRKEWELTNVRCFSNDEWNAGNLDMLKNKHHYYTDYAKENWDPLKKKNIKKIEKKLEKEEEKKDDKKDDKKENSDSKKEPKSDRSVDTLFRVTLNNHTRLSDIADSKANILLSVNAIIISVCLSVLVPKLDTPKNAHLIIPSFVLLISSVMTIIFAILSTKPNVTKTKFTNQDVENRKVNLLFFGNFHQMIFDDYHNAMRDLIKDRDYIYDSMVKDLYYLGKVLDRKYKLLSITYQIFMAGIIISVLSFAFAFLTL; encoded by the coding sequence ATGGATATTTTACAAAAAGTTAAAAATTATGTTGAAAGCTTATTCAAAGATAAGTTATCTTCGGTATATTTCTATCATAATTTTATACATACCACGTATACAGTCAATAAAGCCGAAGAAATAATGAAGAATACTCCAGTCTCTAAAGAAGACCAGGAGAAAGTGATATTGGCGCTTTGGTTTCACGATACGGGCTATATAGATTGTGCTCAAAATCATGAGGAGAAGGGTGTTGAGATTATGAAAAATTTTCTTGCAAATGAAAATTATCCGGAAAATTATATTGAGGATATTTCTAAATTGATTTTAGCGACAAAGATTAATTATGAGCCTCAGAATCTATTGGAAAAGATAGCTAAAGATGCAGATTGCAGCCATTTTGCCAGTCATGATTACAATGATATTTCTGATGCTTTAAGGAAAGAGTGGGAACTTACTAATGTAAGATGCTTTTCCAATGACGAATGGAATGCAGGAAATTTGGATATGTTGAAAAATAAACATCATTACTATACAGATTATGCAAAAGAAAACTGGGATCCTTTAAAAAAGAAGAACATCAAGAAAATAGAAAAGAAGTTGGAAAAAGAGGAAGAAAAAAAGGATGATAAAAAAGATGATAAAAAAGAGAATTCTGATAGTAAGAAAGAACCAAAATCAGATAGAAGTGTAGATACATTATTCAGAGTAACATTGAATAACCATACCAGACTAAGTGATATTGCTGACAGTAAAGCGAATATCTTACTTTCCGTAAATGCAATTATCATTTCTGTCTGCCTTTCGGTATTGGTTCCCAAATTGGATACTCCCAAAAATGCTCACCTTATCATTCCAAGTTTTGTTTTGCTGATATCAAGTGTTATGACAATTATTTTTGCCATCTTATCTACAAAACCCAATGTTACAAAAACTAAATTTACGAATCAGGATGTTGAAAACAGGAAGGTAAATCTTTTATTCTTTGGTAACTTCCATCAGATGATATTTGATGATTATCATAATGCAATGCGGGATCTTATTAAAGATAGGGACTACATCTATGATTCTATGGTAAAAGATCTATATTATCTTGGAAAAGTATTGGATAGAAAATACAAACTATTATCAATTACATACCAGATCTTTATGGCAGGAATCATTATTTCTGTACTTTCTTTTGCATTTGCATTTCTTACGCTCTAA
- a CDS encoding metallophosphoesterase produces MNLSFKTHLKKISVPFRFLLVSGLLYSCATYNVKKGKNLQEVKNSDAKSENDFKIFLVGDAGNADEVQAKNTLSLLKSKLDSADKNSMLIFLGDNIYPSGMPKEGDKDYPLAKEKMENQLAITKNFKGKTLVIPGNHDWYHGLDGLNAQEEFVKNYLNDKKSYLPKNSCPIDDINITDDIKLIVIDSEWVLLNWDQYPGINKNCTIKTRDDLFYEFQDLITKNQGKRIIVALHHPVISSGTHAGYNSARSHLFPFKGNIPAPGIATLINILRNTSGASMEDINNQHYADLANRLKSIVQDKENVIFVSGHDHNLQYHSERNIRQIISGAGSKVDPATIAEKTDFSYGGNGFAVLNIRKDQSSDVEYFSTTNNQLKTLSHINVISKPEPFINNYPNSFPSTISSTVYPKKLTEKGKFYRWLWGDHYRKYYGIPIEAKTANISTLDGGYIPFREGGGNQSNSLRLRAKDGQEFVMRGVKKSAVRFLNNMAFKKSTFGDELNNTFPDKFLLDFYTTNHPFTPFAVGNMADKLNIFHSNPRLFYIPKQQALGDYNEHYGDEMYMIEERYSSDPKTLQAFDNATDIVSTDDVIKNFGKNYKYSVDKESYIRARIFDMLLGDWDRHSDQWKWAEYKDGDKVIYKPIPRDRDQAFSKYDGAAFKLIMNVPAIRHMKTFKEDIQNVKWLAMEPYPLDLVFLKGSTQEEWVTQAKYIQEHLTDTDINEAFNNLPKEVKDETISDIQRKLKSRKEKLQDYASQYYDVLQKKVPLAGTVNQDKFVITKTGNSVEVKQYKLDKKGENPELVFEKTYYDNKTKELWIYGLEDDDIYEVSGEGKPKMTIRLIGGYNNDVYNVSNGSKVKIYDFKSQKNTYNADTATKNISDDYDINTYNYKHPKYNFFAGYPNADYNPDDGVIIGVLANYTVNNFIRAPYTQKHSLKANFYTNTAGFNLVYKGIFKKAISGWDFNIDAAYTTPRFSENFFGLSNESEYDKDNTETKYNRARISKFNFAPSISKKSWLNLEHKFQLTFEDNKVQRNGDRFVDQSPDVNPAVFKSQQFAGANYTFSFKNFDNNAFPTLGLELIANANWKTNISDFDRNFLTLNGSLNVHHRIDKRGNFVFANSSNVMWINNNNFEFYQAASIGGNNGLRAFRNTRFSGKSYFANNSEIRWDFGRVKNNIIPTNMGILIGYDVGRVWNDNENSDKWHQAAGVGFWLSVVEMFSARLNYFYGSDGGRISAGIGMNF; encoded by the coding sequence ATGAATTTATCCTTTAAAACCCATCTAAAAAAAATATCTGTTCCATTTAGATTCTTGTTGGTATCAGGACTCTTATATTCTTGTGCTACCTATAACGTAAAAAAGGGTAAAAACTTACAAGAAGTTAAAAATTCTGACGCAAAATCTGAAAATGACTTTAAAATTTTCCTAGTCGGTGATGCCGGTAATGCAGATGAAGTCCAGGCGAAAAATACATTGAGTCTCCTTAAAAGTAAATTGGATTCTGCAGACAAGAATTCCATGCTTATTTTTCTGGGTGACAATATCTACCCGTCAGGAATGCCTAAAGAGGGAGACAAAGACTATCCTTTGGCAAAAGAAAAGATGGAAAACCAACTTGCTATCACAAAAAATTTCAAAGGCAAGACATTGGTTATTCCTGGAAACCATGACTGGTATCATGGATTGGATGGTCTAAATGCCCAGGAAGAATTCGTTAAAAATTATTTAAACGACAAAAAATCCTATCTACCCAAAAATTCATGCCCAATTGATGATATCAACATCACTGATGATATCAAATTAATTGTCATTGATAGTGAATGGGTTTTGCTTAATTGGGATCAATATCCCGGCATTAATAAAAACTGTACGATCAAAACCCGTGATGATCTATTCTATGAATTTCAGGATCTGATCACGAAGAACCAGGGTAAAAGAATTATTGTTGCTCTGCACCATCCTGTCATCAGCAGTGGAACACATGCAGGCTATAATTCCGCAAGATCTCATCTTTTTCCTTTTAAAGGTAATATTCCAGCTCCTGGGATAGCAACCCTTATTAATATCTTAAGGAATACCTCAGGCGCCAGCATGGAGGACATTAATAATCAGCATTATGCTGATTTAGCCAATAGACTTAAAAGTATTGTTCAGGACAAAGAGAACGTAATTTTTGTTTCGGGACACGATCATAACCTTCAATACCACTCTGAAAGAAATATCAGACAAATTATAAGTGGTGCTGGCTCTAAAGTAGATCCTGCAACAATAGCAGAAAAAACCGATTTTTCATATGGTGGGAATGGTTTTGCTGTTTTAAATATCAGAAAAGATCAGAGTTCTGATGTAGAATATTTTTCGACTACAAATAATCAGCTAAAAACACTATCACATATTAATGTAATTTCCAAACCGGAACCTTTCATTAATAATTATCCAAATTCTTTTCCTAGTACAATATCCTCAACTGTTTATCCTAAAAAATTAACGGAGAAAGGAAAGTTTTACAGATGGCTTTGGGGAGATCATTACAGAAAATATTATGGAATCCCTATTGAAGCAAAAACAGCTAATATTTCGACGTTAGACGGTGGCTATATCCCTTTTAGAGAAGGTGGCGGAAATCAATCCAACAGCTTAAGACTTAGAGCAAAGGACGGGCAGGAATTTGTAATGCGTGGTGTAAAGAAAAGTGCAGTACGTTTTCTGAATAATATGGCTTTTAAGAAAAGTACCTTTGGTGATGAGCTCAATAATACATTCCCAGATAAGTTCTTACTTGATTTCTATACTACCAATCATCCGTTTACTCCATTTGCAGTTGGAAATATGGCTGATAAACTGAATATCTTCCATAGCAATCCAAGATTATTCTACATTCCGAAGCAACAGGCTCTGGGAGATTATAATGAACATTACGGTGACGAAATGTATATGATAGAGGAACGTTATTCTTCAGATCCTAAAACACTTCAAGCCTTTGATAATGCAACAGATATTGTTTCTACAGATGACGTTATAAAGAACTTTGGCAAAAATTACAAATATTCCGTCGACAAAGAATCCTATATCAGAGCAAGAATTTTTGATATGCTGCTAGGTGACTGGGACAGACATTCTGATCAATGGAAATGGGCGGAATATAAGGATGGCGACAAAGTAATCTACAAGCCTATTCCGAGGGATAGAGATCAGGCTTTCAGTAAATATGATGGAGCCGCATTTAAATTAATTATGAACGTTCCAGCAATCCGTCACATGAAAACCTTTAAAGAAGATATTCAGAATGTAAAATGGCTGGCTATGGAACCTTACCCGTTAGATCTGGTATTCTTAAAAGGATCTACACAGGAAGAATGGGTGACGCAGGCAAAGTATATCCAGGAACATTTGACAGATACAGATATCAATGAGGCTTTTAATAATTTACCTAAGGAGGTAAAAGATGAAACAATTAGTGATATTCAGAGAAAGCTTAAATCCAGAAAGGAAAAATTACAGGATTATGCAAGTCAATATTATGATGTACTGCAGAAAAAAGTTCCGTTAGCAGGAACAGTAAATCAAGATAAATTTGTTATTACTAAAACTGGAAATTCAGTTGAAGTTAAACAATACAAACTGGATAAGAAAGGAGAAAATCCTGAGTTGGTATTTGAAAAAACATATTACGACAACAAAACAAAAGAGCTCTGGATCTACGGGCTTGAAGACGATGACATTTATGAGGTATCGGGAGAAGGAAAGCCAAAAATGACAATCCGACTGATTGGCGGTTATAATAATGATGTATACAATGTAAGCAACGGAAGTAAGGTAAAGATCTATGATTTTAAATCTCAGAAGAATACCTACAATGCGGATACTGCTACCAAGAATATTTCCGATGATTATGATATTAATACCTACAATTATAAACATCCGAAATACAATTTCTTTGCCGGATATCCTAATGCCGATTATAATCCTGATGACGGGGTTATCATAGGAGTTTTAGCGAACTATACAGTCAATAACTTTATCCGTGCCCCATACACCCAGAAACATAGTTTAAAGGCTAATTTTTACACAAATACGGCTGGTTTTAACCTTGTCTATAAAGGAATTTTTAAAAAAGCGATTTCAGGATGGGATTTTAATATTGATGCGGCATATACAACACCGCGTTTCTCAGAAAACTTCTTCGGATTATCTAATGAAAGTGAATATGATAAAGATAATACTGAAACAAAATATAACAGAGCTAGAATCTCAAAATTCAATTTTGCACCTTCAATTTCAAAAAAGAGCTGGCTCAATCTTGAACATAAATTCCAGCTTACATTCGAAGATAATAAAGTTCAAAGAAATGGAGACCGTTTTGTAGACCAATCGCCGGATGTAAATCCTGCAGTTTTCAAAAGTCAGCAGTTTGCTGGTGCTAACTATACCTTTAGTTTCAAAAATTTTGACAATAATGCCTTTCCTACTTTAGGATTGGAATTAATTGCAAATGCGAATTGGAAAACAAATATTTCTGATTTTGATAGAAATTTTCTAACCTTAAACGGATCTTTAAATGTCCATCACCGAATTGATAAGAGAGGAAACTTTGTTTTTGCAAACTCCAGTAATGTGATGTGGATCAACAATAACAACTTTGAATTCTATCAGGCTGCCAGTATTGGTGGAAATAATGGACTGCGGGCTTTCAGGAACACAAGATTCTCAGGAAAGTCTTACTTTGCAAATAACTCTGAGATACGTTGGGATTTTGGAAGGGTAAAAAATAATATCATTCCTACTAACATGGGTATTTTAATTGGTTATGATGTAGGACGAGTTTGGAATGATAACGAAAACTCTGACAAATGGCATCAGGCTGCAGGTGTAGGTTTCTGGCTAAGCGTTGTTGAAATGTTCTCAGCAAGATTAAATTACTTCTATGGTTCTGATGGCGGAAGAATTTCTGCAGGA